TGACACAGTGCTGACTGCCCTCTAGCAGGAGGATACATGCTCCTTGAAATAAGGATTCTGTGCTCCATTTGGCAACCTCTTAAAGTCAGTTTCCTTTCCCTGCAGGACTTGTCAGAGCCTTGAGGTAATCCGTATGTATTAGGAATTGCCAAATGAGAGCCTGGGAGCAGCTTCCCAAACtactacttctttcttttttattttttttaaagatttatttatgtattttaaaaagagagcccacataggagcacaagcagggggaggggcagagggagagaagctcaagccgactccctgctgagcatggattcccatgatcctgacctgagctgaaatcaagagtcggacgcccccactgaaccacccaggcacctcaactTCCCAGACTTCTGGTCTGTACCTTCAGGCTTTGCAGAGGCTGTTCCAAATCCTTTTGTAGATGGGTCAGGGAAGGAAGATTAGGAAGCAGACGGTGACTCTCTAACCCTCCAAGGTTAATAAACATCCCCGGTTCTTTCCTACCCCCCCAGCCCAGGAAGAACCGGCCGGAGATCTGGGCTGTGCAGACCCGAGCTGAGCCTCCACCGTGACACCGGTTAACTGTATATCCATGGTCAATTCTTCTAAACCTTGTGCTCCTCGTCTATAAAATAGAGTATTATTAGCCACTACTTCAAAGGGTGCTTGTGAGTCTTAACTGAAATAGTAcaaataggggcatctgggtggcttagtcagttaaccgttcaacccttgatttcggctcaggtcgtgatctcagggttgtgggatcgagtcctgcatcaggctccgtgctcagcgcagagcctgcttgtccctctccctctgctcctctccctgctcgtgctcactctctgtctttctgtctcctctctttctctaaaataaaatctttaaaaaaaatagtacacaTAAAAACTACCTCACCACGTGGGGCCCAGCACTTAATAAATGCCCACCAGGGCTTGCCGTTGTTACAGTGGTGATACCGCTGCTGGTCGTGGTGGGATGTGAGGGAAGGAGAGGTGGAGACGTTGACCGCCGCCCTGACCCTGTCCCCTCTTGTCCCCACAGAGTGAAGACCCTTCCACGTGGACACCTGACCATGTGCCTGCCCTGAGCAGCAGGGCCCACCAGGCATCTCTGTCGTGGGCAGCCGGGCCGGTGCTCGTCTGTGGACCCCCCGCAGTtggcagcccccgcccccagcagtgGGCTCCGGGCCGCGGCCCCACCATGTCGAGCCTTGGCAGTAGCCCCCAGGACAGCGGTGGCAGTAGCAGCAGCAACGGCAGCGGCAGCGGCCCCAAAGCAGGAGTGGCCGACAAGAGCGCGGCGGTGGCCACTGCTGCGCCAGCCTCGGTGGCGGATGACGCGCCGCCCCCCGAGCGTCGGAACAAGAGCGGCATCATCAGCGAACCCCTCAACAAGAGCCTGCGCCGCTCCCGCCCTCTCTCCCACTACTCTTCCTTCGGgggcagcggcggcagcggcggcggcagcatgATGGGCAGCGAGGCTGCTGAGAAGGCTGCGGCTGCCGCAGCCGCTGCCTCCCTGTTGGCCAACGGGCACGACCTGGCGGCGGCCATGGCCGTGGACAAAAGCAACCCTACCTCAAAGCACAAAAGTGGTGCTGTGGCCAGCCTGCTGAGCAAGGCGGAACGGGCCACGGAGCTGGCAGCCGAGGGACAGCTGACGCTGCAGCAGTTCGCGCAGTCCACGGAGATGCTGAAGCGCGTGGTGCAGGAGCACCTCCCGCTCATGAGCGAGGCGGGCGCCGGCCTGCCTGACATGGAGGCCGTGGCGGGCGCCGAGGCCCTCAACGGCCAGTCCGACTTCCCCTACCTGGGCGCCTTCCCCATCAACCCGGGCCTCTTCATCATGACCCCGGCGGGCGTGTTCCTGGCCGAGAGCGCGCTGCACATGGCCGGCCTGGCCGAGTACCCCATGCAGGGAGAGCTGGCCTCGGCCATCAGCTCGGGCAAGAAGAAGCGGAAACGTTGCGGCATGTGCGCGCCCTGCCGGCGGCGCATCAACTGCGAGCAGTGCAGCAGTTGTAGGAACCGAAAGACTGGCCATCAGATTTGCAAATTCAGAAAATGTGAGGAACTCAAAAAGAAGCCTTCCGCTGCTCTGGAGGTAACGACGCCTTAGAGGGAGGTGTGTGGGCTCTTGTGTCTGTCTGGCAGTCcaaacccacccccacccccccagccctgcttctCCTACCTGGGCGAGTGTCTGGGGGCTGCTCAGccgatccctgggccctggggatCTGGAGCAGGCTCCCAGACACCAGTTCACTGCCCAGAAAGTCAGAGCCACATCCTGAGATCTCATTAGGTTGTAGTTTGCGAGGCGAGCATCAAGTTCCAGGCGGGGGCCTAGCATTTCCAGCCAGGCCTAGGGATTCTGGACCCCTTCCTGGAGTTTTGGGCCAGCTGTGGAGGTTTCCATATAGGTCCCAAGTTTCTGACTTTCAGACGTATCCTAAAGCTTCCAGTCCATGCCCTAAGATTCTGGAGCTCTCCCTTGTCCCACTTGAGGGGTTCTGTCCTGTGGACCATGTGGCTTTAAGGGGTAAGCCCTTCACTCGTCCCTTCAGAGTCCGGCCTTTCCCCTAAGGCCGCCCCGGTGCTCACTGCCCTGCCCTGAGGCCCGGAAGAACCCTGCGTCTAGACATCTCGTTGACAGATACAGGGTTTCTTGGGACCCCAAGGGCAGTCTGGCTGCATAGGTAAACGGCCAGGGGTCCTGTGGGCCTAGGGTGAAGGGGTGGCTCTGATCTTGGTGTGTAGGCCAGGCCTGTCCACTTTGGGATGATTGGCTTTCTGGGGAAATCACCACATAGCCACATGGTCTAGGCCAAGGCAGCCTGAACAGGAAGGGGCTTCGAGCAGGCGGAAGGGTTCCCATACTGCTTTCTCTCCACCCTCATGGCAGAGCTTGTCCCTGTGCCCCCAGCCGTGGCAGCCTAGCTGTGGTGCCAGGCCTGGGTACAAAAGCATCTTTTCAGCCTGCTgtcccggccccggccccgcccctctaTGAGTGGGCTGGACGCAAATGTTCAGAATGGTTGGAAAACAATAACGACATCCCAGCCGTggctactccccacccccaagccccaaaCCTCACATATCTGCTCTCCTGCCCAGAGAACACACCTGTATGCACACAAAGGCACCTACTCTCATCTcacggagacacacacacacacccccctccctgcccaatCCACATAGATGTAGCCTCTTAACACAGCCAGgacccttcctccccaccccggccccccacACACTACACGCCGTAGCGTAGCTCGAGGCGCACGTCCATGCAGGCATCCAGTGCGCACGCTCCTCCCCGCTCATTCAAGAGAAACATGCACACGGCCCCCAGACGCGCCACAGCCACGTGCCGCTCGTGGCCTTTGGACCAGGGGAACGGGTCTTCCTGTTTGGAAGGAGGGTTCCTGGACACAGTGGCTCAGGGGGCCTCAGGGTGCTCCGGGCCCTCCAGCGGCCCCGCGGGTCAAGCCTTCTTCTCTGGCCCGGTCAGGATGGCAGGAACTCCGCGGGGTGGCTGCCTTTACTCCAGGCCCGTCCCTCCGCCACGAGGCCATCCACGGGGGAGCGTCTTTGCACCAGGCCCCGCCGGACCCTGACTGAactctctccttgtttttgtCTCCCGCCCCCGCCAGAAGGTGATGCTTCCGACGGGAGCCGCCTTCCGGTGGTTTCAGTGACGGCGGCGGGAACCCAAAGCTGCCCTCTCCGTGCAATGTCACTGCTCGTGTGGTCTCCGGCAAGGGATTCGGGCGAAGACAAACGGATGCACCCGTCTTTAGAACCAAAAATATTCTCTCACAGATTTCATtcctgtttttatatatatattttttgttgtcgTTTTAACATCTCCACGTCCctagtataaaaagaaaaagaaaaaaaaattttaactgctttttcggaagaacaacaacaaaaaaagaggtaGAGACGAATCTATAAAGTACCGAGACTTCCTGGGCAAAGAATGGACAATCAGTTTCCTTCCTGTGTCGATGTCGATGTTGTCTGTGCAGGAGATGCAGTTTTTGTGTAGAGAATGTAAATTTTCTGTAACCTTTTGAAATCTAGTTACTAATAAGCACTACTGTAATTTAGCACAGTTTAACTCCACCCTCATTTAAACTTCCTTTGATTCTTTCCGACCATGAAATAGTGCATAGTTTGCCTGGAGAATCCACTCGCGTTTATAAAGAGAATGTTGATGGTGCCGCGTCGAAGCCCCTCTGTGTCCGTCTGCGCGTGCAGAGCTGCGGCCAGGAGctcacagagggggagggagcagcccaCCCACCCCTGGGCCCAGGCCGCCCGTGCTGCACTCGTGGTCCCCAGAATGGGATCCCCCACCCCGATAATGATGATTTTGCGAAAATGAAAGTTCTGTTCCTTTATCCATGGAGATCTGGGGAGCCCGTGTCTCGATATTTCCGATCCTGGCTACTTCCCTTAGAGAAAATAAGTCCTTTTTTCTGGCCTCGCTGATGGCCACAGAAGAAAGGGCTTCTTTGCGTGGCCCCCTGCCGGTGGGTGTGGGTGCCCGGGGGCCCCCTGCGGCCTGGGCCCCCTTGCCCACGGCCAGCTTCCTGCTGATGAACATGCTGTTTGTATCGTTTTAGGAAACCAGGCTGTTTTGTGAATAAAACGAATGCATGTTTGTGTCACGAAGCACCGCTGGCTTCTTGCTCTCCGGTTTGGGGGGCTGGCTTGGGGGCTGTTGCTGGGCAGGGGTGACGTGGAGCCAccttgggaaggaagaaggatggCCCCGGGGCCGTTGAGAGTGGGGCTGTCTTGAGTCAGGCCCGGCAGATCCTGAAGGGGGTCAAGCAGAAACAGCCAGCCTGGCTGGGGTGGTGGAAGTGCTGTTAATCTGGAAATGGCTGGTTCTAGAACATTCTCGCCTGCCTGATTGTACCCCCTACCTCAGAACCTGGACCTCCAGGGACCTTCACTCACCTGGGGCCACCTTCTGTATTTACCTAAATCATCAGGGCCTGGCCAGTGCAGAGCAGCCAGCAGGACCGGAGATGGGGCCCAAGCTGCCTGTtcggtttctttctttcttgcaggGATCTAGTGCTCCCCCGACCACTGAGGTGATCCCCAGGGAGCAGTTTTAACCCAGATTTGTGGGGACCTGGCTGGGCCCAGAATGCACACAGAAACACCCCTACGCGCCCCCATACCCCTCTTCGGGCCCGAGGGCGGCCAGACTGAAGCTGGGGGGTATCCTTGGCTTCGGTTCTTGAGCGATTTTCCCCAGCCCCAGAAAGTTTGTTGGCGCAAGGTTGTCTGCGACCTCACAGGCCAGATGTCTGGGGAAATCACCACATAGCCACATGGTCTAGGCCAAGGCAGCCTGAACAGGAAGGGGTGACAGCTGCatggcccccacccctgcacatcACAGAGGCCGGCCTGCAGGATGAGACCTATCATCCACTTGACGGGCAGACATTCTTCCCACCCAGCTGCTTGGAGCCTGGCTGAGATGGAGGCTAGACTGGAAGAAGGACTTCCTGACAATGTCGGGGGCCTCACCTCAGGTGGGTGAGGGCTTTTTGAGATGAGGGAAGGGGCAACTTATGAAGGTGAGTGGGCagtgagctgggggaggtgggctgCTTCTTCCATTGTTGCTGGGAGGAGAAAAAGCAGCCCATATTGGGTGGGGGCTCTgaccccccaaccccttcccagTGTCACAAGCTCCCTTAGAGCACCAGGAGCTCAGCAGCCTGGCCTGGCACAGCGGGGGCAGGCGGGGGTGGTGGGAGGCAGCTTTCAACTCCAGCTCTGCCTGGGAAAAATTCCCTTTCATGTGGCTGCCTGTGATCTCTCCAGGCGGCTCTACCGAAGGGGGGGCGTCCAGCGGGGAATAGGGGGAGGTGTTGCAGCCAGGGGCACCCTCATCCCCTGCACAAGGCGAGCTGCAGCACCTCCAGATCCTTGAGTGGTCAGGGAGGGTCGTCCtcgggggctgcagggtgggcaGCCTGGCCAGCAGGGGGCACCCAGGCAGGaggcccccgcccgcccccgccctgcTGCTGGCCGTACACAGGCCGCAGATGGCCTCGGCCAGCCCTCATTGGCATGCCTACAGGTGTGGGGTGGACGGCTCCAGTGCCAGCCCGGAGGGGTTGCTGTGACTCAGCCAGCCTGTACCTTTTTAGCGTGCCAACCCACAGCCCAGCCATGGCTCCTGGGCCTAccctcagcacagagccctaaGCTTGAAGCCCCTGACCTCTTCCAGTttggcctctgtgctctgcttgTGGACATGGGAGGCCAGCCCCTCTGTCTGGAGAAGTCCAGGCAGGGGTGGGAATAGCTGTGGGCCGAACACGTGATGAGACCTCAGTTACCTCATCTGGGAAACGGGGACAATAATCGTCTCTCCTCCACGAAGTTGCCGGAGGATGAAATGACATCACTGTCGGGAAGGGCCTGGCTCGGCATACGCACGCGGTCAAATGGCGGCTAGTGTTGCTGTTCTAAAGCTGTTCGCCTACATCTCACCGAGGTGTCCCCCGCCTTCTGCCCAGGCCGTGGGTCCGACCTAAAGCCCTGgcctcctcaccttcccctccCGACTTCCCCTCCGGTGGGCTAGCTGCTGCCGCGTCCCCAGCGGGCTCCAGCCCTGGCCAGGCCCAGCTCCGGCACGTCCACCTCCAGCCATTTCTGACTCACGGTCTCTGAATCTCTCTCGATAGTCTCTGTCGGTCTCTGACactcctctgtgtctctgtgtcttgcCATCCTTCCATGTCCCTGTGCGTCTCTCCCGCCTCCTCGCGTCTCTCCCTGTAGCACCTCTGCGTCTTCTGTTGCCGGCTCACCCCTGCTGCTCTCCTGCTGACGGAGAAGTACTTagaggcaggctccctggggaGCTGTATGCCCGATTCCCCTCCCTAGGGGTGCCCTCTGCTCCCCTTGCTCCCCTTGGGAGCCTGACCTCCTGGTGACCTGAGAGCCTTCAGCCCATGCTCTCCTTTCCCCCACCTGGATGGCAGGGGTGGCTGGGGGTACACGCAGGGCTGGAGACAAACCCAGCCTCCatgcagctgtgtgtgtgtgtgtgtgtgtgtgtgtgtgtgtgtgtgtgagagagagagagagagacagacagacagacagacagatttCAAGGCCCTGACAACCGTGTGAGGCCTTGTGCAACAGCGTGGCTGTGTGTGACATGAAAACAGGTCTGTGACAGTGTGTGGTAGGCTCTGTGGGACCTCGTCCGGCTGTGGGTTAGTGTACGATGTCAGTAGCCACACATTGGGATACTTGGTGACATGGCACATGTAATCCTGTGACATTGTGCAATCCTCTAGCAGACCCAGTGTGATGTGTGTGACACTGGCCAACGCTGTGTGTGTGACATTGGATCTGCGACACTGGTGTTGGGAGGCATGCACGAGCCTGTGACAGACACTGGGTGATTCTCTGTGGTTTGTGACATTGTGTCTGTGTAACCATCATGGGTGTGGCCCTGAGACTGACACCAGGACTCCATGGGAGGGTATGACGCTGGCTTGTGACCAAGCTGTGACCCTGTGACACCGCTTGCATAACCCTGGGTGTGTGCTCGTGACATCGTGTGTCAACGTGCACCTGCGATCCTCTCAGGGATGCTGACTCCGTGTGCCACGTGTGACTTGGTGTCCAGCATttcctggggctctgccctgaCAGCATGCAACTCTAAGGACAGAGCAGTGTCCCTGGCAGCCCCTCGTACCCGCAGCCTGGCCCTGAGGCCCATTCTGGGTGGCGGAGCTGGCGTGGGGGCAGCAGGCGCAGTTCCCACGGCTGCCACGGCCCCTCTCCCGGCCCTACCACCAGCTTCAGCGCCACAAAATATCCTGGCAACCCCAGCCTCTTTGTTCTCTGTGGCCGCCAaaggcctctccccacccctgccggcCCAGCGcctgccaggcaccccctcccctccaaagcaGCGGGGCTTGGCCTGACCCAGTCCCTTGGTGCCCTTATGCCCCCACCCGCGCTGGGGCCCCGTCTCATGCCCTGCGCCTGACTCGGCACTCCGGCTGGGCCTTTGCCCCTCTGCTAGGAGCTTGCTGCGCTCCCGTTGTACAGGGAGGAGGAAGCGCCCGGCTCTCGTAGTGGACTAGGTGTTTGCGGGCCGGGGGCTAGGCACTCCGCATGCATACTTCCCTTCGGTCCAAGGCTAGTTGGAGGCTGTCTTCGGTCTGGAATGGTTTCAAGTTGTCGAGTAAGTTTACTTCTTTGGCCTCAGAAAATCATCAGGATAGGGCTTAATACTACCTATTTTACAGCTGCACAACTGAAACCCAGAGAGTATGTGACGTGCCCAAGTCACAGAGCGAGACGGTAGCGAGGGTCTGATTAGAACTCAGGCTTCTGGCCTCCACCCCTTGCACCAGGCTGCTTTGGGAGGACCATGTGCCTccatggaagggaaaggggaccTGGGAGTCTGAATACGTGGGTCCTCTTCACTTCTtggtcactgtgtgtgtgtgtgtgtgtgtgtgtgtgtgtgtgtgtggttgtggcACACACACCCATCTGCGTGCACCCTTGATGAATGACCTTGGCCAACCACCTTTGCCTCTCTGTTTCTAGGAAAGAAGGGCAACACGATCAGGGAttgtggggtggggcggggcactTGGCAGGGTCCTTTCCAGAGCACCAAGTTCACCTCACGGTGCCAAGACCCACAGCATCTCCAACAGGGACTTGGGGCTGTTGGCCCAGGGGGCAGATTCCGACCCGGGGCCTTAACCTCTAGTCCCAGGCTTGACTTAGCCCTATGCAGTCACGGAGGAGGTGGTGATGGCCACTTGGCATGGCTGCAGTCAAAGCTGCTTAGGCCTGACCTGATTGCAGCAGCAGATCCCAGGTGCCagagacggatggatggatggaggtcATTGTGCAGCCTGCCCGGGCGTCCCACTGCCCACCCGTGGCCCTGTGCTGACAGGCAATGCTGACAACAGCCAAGgtgagagagggacaggcagCCACCAGCATGTTAATAATATAGACCTTGGCCCAGGCACCCTGCAGGCAAGTAATGGGCACAGAGAGGGCCAGCTGccccccaaggtcacacaggcctGCAGGGAGTCCCGTCCCCAGAGGTCCACATCTTCTCTGAGGGCCCCTTGAGGGCTCTTACTGCCACACAGAGTAGAGAAtggctgggaggatgggagggctgcaGGAGGGTCCCCCCGAGGCCCCGACCCGGCTGCCAGAGCGGACACTTTCATCTCTCTCCGCCTGTCGACCTGCCATCCCTCAGCGGCATTAAATTCCCCTCCTGCCAGAGAACAAGGGCTGCCTCAGATTCCAGGCAGCAGGGCGTGAAGATGGGGCGGGCCCAGGGGAGGAGAGCGGAGGTCCTCCAGGGCTCCAGGCCTGGGTGCAGAGTGCCTGGGGCGGGGGGTTTTggtctgggggctctgggggccagcCACCCGAGCGTCCTGATGCCCGATGATGGGTCAGGCAGGTCCATTTCCTGCTGCCTTCTCCCTTCTGACTGATGCCGTGCTCGTCAAGGGCTACCTCCTCCGGGGCCTTTTCAACCCCAGCAGGCCAAGCTTAGTGTCCCTGCACCACCCCCATCACTACTGATCACTCTGGGCAGCATCGCCTGGCTTCAGGACAGTGGCTAGCAGTTCATGGGGGCGGCATCGGCACCAGAAAACCTCTGGTGGGCTGAGTAAACACATTATCTCCTCTTTCTgggccttttttccttttttcctttcgtGCATTTTCAACCCTAATTGGAGTGCTGTTCACAGGAGGAGGAGATTTACTAGAAAGAACCCCCTTTCCCTAGCCCcctggaacctccatactctggATCTCTACCCTTGGTTAGAGGTGCGAATGAAGTCTCCGGCCTCAGGCTGCATAGAGCTTCTGGCCCCATGTGCCAGGCCTCGGGTCGGTCCATGGCACTTACTGGCTCTCCTAATCCTCGCAATAACCCGTGAGGAGGGCATTGGTTAGTTACCCCATTGTACAAATGAGAAggttgaggttcagagaggtagaAGTGGAAAGACACACGAGGTCACACGGCTGGGTTCCTCTGGTTTCAGAATCTAGCCCTTAAACACCTGGTTATGCTTCAGGCTTTGGCTggaaggacccccccccccccaggctgcctGTGATCATGCCCAGATGTGGGATTAGGGTCAAGCATTACTTCCTTCAACTTTTCTGCACTTTCTGACTCTGTTTTTTcactctttgttgttgttgttgttgcaataaGTACATATTGCTTTTCAAATCAGAAAACCCAGTAAAGTTCTTCAACCAAACGTCCTTAAGCCCAGAAACGTTCGGAAACAAAGAGCACTGTGTGGAGTGAGGGTGGGGGATGAGAGGGTAGCCCAGGAtcaccgccccctcccctggAATGACAGGACTTGGGTATTGGGGGGCCCAGAGTGGGTGCAGCTTGACTCTACGAGGGCCTCGGCCTCCGTGGCGACTTCCCACCACGCTCCCAGCCCCTCGCCCTGCTCTGAGGCCTGCCCAGGACAGGGCACCGCCTGTGGCTGAATTTTGGCTCCGCTGCAGCAGGATCCATAGGCAGCCGCTGGGGTCCGGGGGGAGTGACGGCGAGGGTGAGGGCCAGGGCAGTGCCCGCCGTTGATAAGGCGACAGAGCCCTCGGGAGCTAGGACGCAGTGAAGCCATGGAAACGTGGCTGAGGTGTGAGGCTGGCTCAGCGCTTCCCTCAGGTGGCCGCCTCCCATGCCTGGCGGGGGCCCAGCAAGACAGGCCCATCCACTCCCCGACCTCCTGAGGCGCCGGGCTGGGCAGGCGGCTGGCTGGGCAGGCTTGATGTCGCCCCTGCCCGCCTtccccagggccagg
This Ursus arctos isolate Adak ecotype North America unplaced genomic scaffold, UrsArc2.0 scaffold_5, whole genome shotgun sequence DNA region includes the following protein-coding sequences:
- the CXXC5 gene encoding CXXC-type zinc finger protein 5: MSSLGSSPQDSGGSSSSNGSGSGPKAGVADKSAAVATAAPASVADDAPPPERRNKSGIISEPLNKSLRRSRPLSHYSSFGGSGGSGGGSMMGSEAAEKAAAAAAAASLLANGHDLAAAMAVDKSNPTSKHKSGAVASLLSKAERATELAAEGQLTLQQFAQSTEMLKRVVQEHLPLMSEAGAGLPDMEAVAGAEALNGQSDFPYLGAFPINPGLFIMTPAGVFLAESALHMAGLAEYPMQGELASAISSGKKKRKRCGMCAPCRRRINCEQCSSCRNRKTGHQICKFRKCEELKKKPSAALEKVMLPTGAAFRWFQ